From a single Mobula birostris isolate sMobBir1 chromosome 13, sMobBir1.hap1, whole genome shotgun sequence genomic region:
- the LOC140208572 gene encoding uncharacterized protein: MAHQRVHTGEWPFTCSDCGKGFTYSSKLKIHQRVHTGEMPFTCSDCGKGFTCSSKLKVHWRVHTGERPFTCSVCGKGFTCSSQLNIHQRVHTGERPFTCSVCGKGFTCSSILKVHQRLHTGEKLFTCSDCGKGFIRSSYLQAHWSVHTGEWPFTCTDCGKGFTCSSKLKEHQRIHTGERPFTCSDCGKGFIQLSHLQAHKSVHTGERPFTCSDCGKRFTYSSHLKAHQRVHTGERPFTCSDCGKGFTQSSHLKVHQRVHTGERPFTCSDCGKGFTCSSKLKEHQRIHTGERPFTCSDCGKGFIQLSHLQAHKSVHTGERPFTCSDCGKRFTCSSQLKVHQRLHTGEKLFTCSDCGKGFAQSSELLVHKSVHTGERPFTCSDCGKEFTCSSKLKVHQRIHTGERPFTCSDCGKGFTRSSQLLLHNSVHTGERPFTCSVCGKGFTQSSKLKVHQSVHTGERPFTCSDCGKGFTRLSYLQAHWSVHTGEWPFSCSDCGKGFTRSSQLLLHNSVHTGERPFTCSVCGKGFTQSSKLKVHQSVHTGERPFTCSDCGKGFTRSSYLQAHWSVHTGEWPFTCADCGKGFTCSSKLKEHQRIHTGEKPFTCSDCGKGFIQLSHLQAHKSVHTGERPFTCSDCGKRFTCSSHLKAHQRVHTGERPFTCSNCGKGFTQSSHLKVHQRVHTGERLFSCSVCGKGFTWSSQLQRHQSVHTG, encoded by the coding sequence atggctcaccaacgagttcacaccggggagtggccgttcacctgctcggactgtgggaagggattcacttactcatctaaactgaagatacatcagcgagttcacaccggggagatgccattcacctgctcagactgtgggaagggattcacttgctcatctaaactgaaggtacattggcgagttcacactggagagaggccgttcacctgctcagtctgtgggaagggattcacttgctcatctcaactgaacatacatcagcgagttcacactggagagaggccgttcacctgctcagtctgtgggaagggattcacttgctcatctatactgaaggtacaccagcgacttcacaccggggagaagctattcacctgctcagactgcgggaagggattcattcggtcatcctacctacaagcacactggtcagttcacactggggagtggccgttcacctgcacggactgtgggaagggattcacttgctcatctaaactgaaggaacatcagcgaattcacactggagagaggccgttcacctgctcagactgtgggaaaggattcatccaGTTATCCCACCTGCAagcacacaagtcagttcacactggggagcggccgttcacttgctcagactgtggaaagagattcacttactcatcccacctgaaggcacatcagcgagttcacactggagagaggccgttcacctgctcagattgcgggaagggattcactcagtcatctcacctgaaggtacatcagcgagttcacactggggagaggccgttcacctgctcagactgtgggaagggattcacttgctcatctaaactgaaggaacatcagcgaattcacactggagagaggccgttcacctgctcagactgtgggaaaggattcatccaGTTATCCCACCTGCAagcacacaagtcagttcacactggggagcggccgttcacttgctcagactgtggaaagagattcacttgctcatcccaactgaaggtacatcagcgacttcacaccggggagaagctattcacctgctcagactgcgggaagggatttgctcagtcatctgaactactggtacacaagtcagttcatactggggagaggccattcacctgctcagactgtggaaaagaattcacttgctcatctaaactgaaggtacatcagcgaattcacactggggagaggccgttcacctgctcggactgtgggaagggattcactcggtcatcccaactactgctaCACaattcagttcacactggggagaggccgttcacctgctcagtgtgtgggaagggattcactcagtcatctaaactgaaggtacatcagagtgttcacactggagagaggccgttcacctgctcagactgcgggaagggattcactcggttatcctacctacaagcacactggtcagttcacactggggagtggccgttcagctgctcggactgtgggaagggattcactcggtcatcccaactactgctaCACaattcagttcacactggggagaggccgttcacctgctcagtgtgtgggaagggattcactcagtcatctaaactgaaggtacatcagagtgttcacactggagagaggccgttcacctgctcagactgcgggaagggattcactcggtcatcctacctacaagcacactggtcagttcacactggggagtggccgttcacctgcgcggactgtgggaagggattcacttgctcatctaaactgaaggaacatcagcgaattcacactggagagaagccgttcacctgctcagactgtgggaaaggattcatccaGTTATCCCACCTGCAAGCACACaagtcagttcatactggggagcggccgttcacttgctcagactgtggaaagagattcacttgctcatcccacctgaaggcacatcagagagttcacactggagagagaccattcacctgctcaaattgcgggaagggattcactcagtcatctcacctgaaggtacatcagcgagttcacactggggagaggctgttctcctgctcagtatgtgggaagggattcacttggtcaagtcaactacagagacaccagtcagttcacactgggtag